A region of Haliotis asinina isolate JCU_RB_2024 chromosome 7, JCU_Hal_asi_v2, whole genome shotgun sequence DNA encodes the following proteins:
- the LOC137291236 gene encoding uncharacterized protein, with amino-acid sequence MKERSIYATMKERSIHATIKERSIHATMKERSIHATMKERRIHATMKERSIYATMKERRIHATMKERSIYATMKERRIHANMKERSIHATMKERSIYATMKERRIHATMKERSIYATMKEKSIHATMKERSIYACMKERNIHATMKDRRSNP; translated from the coding sequence ATGAAGGAGAGAAGCATATACGCCACTATGAAGGAGAGAAGCATACATGCCACTATAAAGGAGAGAAGCATACATGCCACTATGAAGGAGAGAAGCATACATGCCACTATGAAGGAGAGACGCATACACGCCACTATGAAGGAGAGAAGCATATACGCCACTATGAAGGAGAGACGCATACACGCCACTATGAAGGAGAGAAGCATATACGCCACTATGAAGGAGAGACGCATACACGCCAATATGAAGGAGAGAAGCATACATGCCACTATGAAGGAGAGAAGCATATACGCCACTATGAAGGAGAGACGCATACACGCCACTATGAAGGAGAGAAGCATATACGCCACTATGAAGGAGAAAAGCATACATGCCACTATGAAGGAGAGAAGCATATACGCATGTATGAAGGAGAGAAATATACACGCCACTATGAAGGACAGGCGCTCGAATCCTTAG